The window CTGGGATTCCTGTTCACGGCGTTACCGTGTTACAGGAAAGGTATCCTGATATGCCAGTATTTGTTGCATCAAGATATTACGAGGCGATTCTAAGACAGTTGATAGGCATTGGCCATGAACGTTGTTTTGCCATGCCAGTTTGCTCCTTCTATTACGATCCGATGATATTAAAAAAAAATGGTCCGAATATTGATCAGGTCTTTTCATGGTTAAGCGACGATGAATCAAGGCTGAATTACGCCGCTATTGTAAAGGCATATTTGACGGGCGATGATGGATTCCTGCCTATTTCTAGCTACGGGCAGTATCTTCACCCTATGGTGAAGCCCGTAAAAGGAGATATCGTCATTGATGGCGGTGCTTATACCGGTGACACCTGTCGCCTGTTCTGCGGGAAATGTGGGTGTGATTATATCATCGCCTTTGAGCCCTCCATCACACAGTACAATATCCTCTCTGAAACTGCGTCAAAATTAGATTGCAAGGTAACATGTATCAATAAAGGGCTCTGGAACAAGCCCGATAGACTTTCTTTTCTAACTTTTAAAGCTGGACAAGGCGATCACATATCGGAAAACGGCGACATCAGTATTGATGTGACATCCATTGATAGGTCCGTGTCAGAACTATCGATTCCTGTAGTGAATGTGATTAAACTGGACGTAGAAGGGGCGGAGATGGCGGCGTTGCAGGGTGCCGTTCACACTATTCGTCAGCACAAACCAAAGTTGCAGATCAGTATTTATCATCGGATTAATGACTTATGGGAAATCCCGACACAAATAAAAACCATTCTTCCAGACTATCGGTTTCTGATCGGTCACCACAGTATAGACCCTCACGAAACGATCCTTTATGCCTATTGAAATCAAAGAGGTCACGTACGGTCTTTGGGTGATGTGGTCAATAAAAATGGACATTTCTTCCGATCTTTATTTTTTATGTTTCCAACATTTCTATATCCATAACTCGGTGCATAGGCTTATTCGTATGATGTTGAAATCTCTTTGCAAAAAGGAAAGTCATAACTTATTATTTTTGTTTTAATTTTTGCAGCGCAGATTGAGCCGGCTCATTAACCGGGTCTTTTTGAATCACTGCCTGGTAGGCTGTTTCTGCCGCTTCAATGAAGCCTTGTTTTAAATAACAATCGCCGAATTTTTTTAGGACATGAATCTTTCCAGGTAAAGCGATGAAGCACTTTTCATAGGCTACAGCGGCTGATGCAAAGTCATCATGTTCAAAAAAAGTATCCCCAAGTTCTTCCCAGAGTACAGCCTGATTGGCGTCTAACGCCACAGCTTGTGTCAGTTTTCGAATACCTTGGTCAAATCGGTCAGTTTCCATTAATAATCTGGCTAAAAAAGCAAGCCATGCCGGATATGAAGGCTCATTTGAATGGTAGAGATGATCCGATCCAAGCAAATGATTTTCAAGATAAACTGACGCTGCGAATTTATCATCCCTTTCGGCCATACATCTTGCTTTCCAATAATGCCATTCAGGGGTTTCTTCACAGACAGGTATCCACAAATTTAAGAACTCTTCTGTAACGTCTGCATTCTTCTCTTTCTCTATCCAATAGGAAAACCATTGAACTGCAATTTCCCAATTTTCCTGCTTGACTTTAACAACAAATTCTTTTTCCTGGCATGACCGAAGTGCCCATTCCAAATATCGAGGAAGCGCTAACTCGGTAAGTCTTGTTAACCAGTACTCTCCCATTTCCCGCCGCTGTTCCCTTAATAAATTCAGTATCACGGGCTTGTCTTGGACCATATCTATCGTCCACCATTTCTCAGCAGATTCAAAATCCAGCAATTGTGTCTTTGCAACACCCATAAACAATTTGGCTTTATCCATATCCGGCGATACTTTTTCTGCCGTTGAAAGAATCAACTCCAAAACACGGATCGCTTTTATGGGACACATCTCCTTCAAGCAAAGTTCAGTAAGTGCCAGTGCATTTTTGATTGAAAATGACGAATCGGCATTCAAATCTGAAAGAAGCTGATCTTCCTGTTCCAAAAACGAAACAAGTCTTACAACCTCCTCACAAAAAGTCATCAATCCTTTTTGATGCCCCCCCATTTCAAGGGTAATGATTTTTGCCTCCTTTCTTAAAGCTTCCAAGTAGGTATCGGGTTTTTCAATTTCCTGGACGATCCGGGCCTCATTGATCATTTTAGCCGCCACTTCCTCAATGGGCAGAAATGATTTTAATCTATTTCGTGCTTTCAAAATATTTTGTTTATAATTTTGGATCTGCTTAGGAAGCTTGGCAAAGGAATCTATCTTTATAGATAACGGATCGCTTAAATTCTCTATAAACCGGACGACCTTTTCGTTGCTTGATAGAATCGAATTAACTTGTTTGAGTCGTGATTGTGCTTCACGGAGTTGATGATTGGCTGCTTTAAGCAATTTTGAAAGGGCAACACAAGGCCTTTTTTCCAATGCAGACTTGATAGTCGCATCCACATTGATCTCTTGCATTAAATCATTTTTAAGCACATGTTCAAAATTTTGAACAATTGTACCCTCGATATGAGCGCCTTCAGCTGTCGCATTGATATAACGACAGGGATAATGATGCATAATTTCTTCAAAAGTCTGCTTAAACTCTAAAAGGAAATCCTGGGTTTTAACCATGTTCCCATCAACACCTTGAACAGTAATCAAATTTTTCCCTTGATGCCAGTTATGATTGAACACAGTTCCTTTTACATGATCGGCATGTTCCGAAACCAGTGCAAAATCATGCCCTATCATTATAATTGGATCAGCTTCAATCATCTGGGCAAATGAAAGAGACAAAGACGCCACCGTGCCGGCAGGTTTCATAAGGTTTTGTACTTTTAGGGCGTCAATCAACCACGTCTGAGTATCATTATCCTGGAAACAGTAAAAAAGATGGTCCAGGGGCAGCCTTCTGGCCGTTGGAACCGATGTCGAAATAACAGCAACAAGGGAGAATGGTGCCTTTTTTATTAGATGTGGGGACAGTTTATCAGAATTGTGATCCCGAAAATCAAGGGTTGTGACAAAATCCGGGGTAATTCCGTTATTCAACAAAGGAACCGCAGCAGAATCCACCGCAATAATAACACATTTCCCAACGGCTTTTTTTAAATCGGCCATACTTTTATCCAGAGAGGGGCCGGCAGAAACCAGGATAGCCGGTTTATCGCGAAATGCCCCTTTCAGGACATCAACGTTGCGGGCCTCCCGGAATAGTGCCATGTTTCGGATTCTGTTTACAAACAGTTGCTCACCGCATTTATCAAATACGCCCTTGGCTGAAATAGCCTTGGCTGCATAGGCCCTTGCCTTATTGAAGGCTTCGGTGTACAGCGTTTTACTCCAATCAAACTGGACCATATAACTACTAAAAAAGATATCTACGGAGATGGGAAATCCCACTAAAGTTTGGTCAAACTGTTGCCAGTCGATATCTCCTACAAAAAATGTTACTTTTTCAGACAGGAAGAGCGGACGCAAATCCACATATGTTAGTGCGGTGCAAAAGATATCCAGAGAAGGTTCAATAACCATCATCCGATACATATCCTGACGCGTTTCCAGAGCGGCCAAAGGCCTATATCCAAGCCCCATTCCTATAAGGAGACACACGGTCTTGTTTAAAGTTTCCTCTTTTTTCAGCATGGGGAAATTTTGCTGAAGCGCCCCCAATACATCATTTTCATCGCATAGGAAGTTAAACTTTTCTCCTGGCTGATGAAATTTTAATGTCGGGCCGGTTTTAGTCGGAAGAATTGTTCCAATTTCCACCGGCGTATGTTTAACGACTTGCTGATAAAGCTTTTGATTGGTTGATTTCAGGCAGACCAGGTTTTCCTCACGATAGTTTTGCACCCATCACTCCTTTTCCCTCTGAACTACAGGCATGAACTGGTTATCCAACGACTTAGCCCACAACGAAATAGTAACCGTTTTTTTTTAATGTTTTGATGAGATAGTCTTACTAAATAAAACTGGATTTGTAACTATTTGATTGGGAAAAAACGCTGAATCTTGCGAATGAACCAAAATTAGTCCTGATGAATCCAATATCGGGCCCACGGACATCGTTCTTTGTATGGATAGCGGATCAGTTCCGTGGCAAGAATGCGAAAATCCTTATCCCTTACGGTATAATAGGAGACCACTTTTTTCCCTGATAAATCTGTCACCCCCATGGCAACATATAAGGTCTGGTACTTTCCTTGTACATCGCACATAACCGTCCCGGTAAGGATGGTGATATCCAATTCCCTGGTCACATTAAAAAGTTTCACCATGGACACGGAAAAATCTTTTCCCTTAAAATGATTTTCAGCATCTGTCCGGGTCAGCTCGCATTGAATGAAATTTTTAAATCCAGCCTCCAGGTCATAAAAATCCTGGTCTGCCCCATGGCTGGTCCCGGGTATCGTGAGACAACGTACCAGTATCAATAAAAATATAGCATTGAAGATGCTTATTCTCTTATTCATTTTGTCAACTTTATCCATTGGCACGCTGTGTCCCAGTTTCCGTTCCAGATTTGATCAGACTTTTTATTGTCTGTTGAAGGCGGTTCAACACCACAGGTGTCACCGTCACTGATCCTGCCCCTGAAAATTTTGACAGATATTGGCGCTGGACCTTTTCGTTATTATAGCCGGTCTCCACAACTATTGGAATTTTATGATCAATCTTGAGTAATTTATCAACAAATGCCTGGGACCCCATACCAGGCATATCGTAATTGACAATAACCATTTTAAATTTTTCAGGCTGATTTCTAAATATCCCCAAAGCGACATTGGGATCAGCAGATATCATGCCGACATAACCCATTCGCTTGATTACAGTATCAATGAGTTCACTGCGTTTGTTGTTTTGATCCAGCACCAGAATATGTCCCTGTCCGCCTACAATCTG is drawn from uncultured Desulfobacter sp. and contains these coding sequences:
- a CDS encoding FkbM family methyltransferase — translated: MEKSLSGDPGIPPKIKSIFPLLCSRYLTPAYIHTNGLPFKACIIWGAGHRGALLKSYFEELGVVVHAFIDNDTRKQENFFAGIPVHGVTVLQERYPDMPVFVASRYYEAILRQLIGIGHERCFAMPVCSFYYDPMILKKNGPNIDQVFSWLSDDESRLNYAAIVKAYLTGDDGFLPISSYGQYLHPMVKPVKGDIVIDGGAYTGDTCRLFCGKCGCDYIIAFEPSITQYNILSETASKLDCKVTCINKGLWNKPDRLSFLTFKAGQGDHISENGDISIDVTSIDRSVSELSIPVVNVIKLDVEGAEMAALQGAVHTIRQHKPKLQISIYHRINDLWEIPTQIKTILPDYRFLIGHHSIDPHETILYAY
- a CDS encoding 6-hydroxymethylpterin diphosphokinase MptE-like protein, with translation MQNYREENLVCLKSTNQKLYQQVVKHTPVEIGTILPTKTGPTLKFHQPGEKFNFLCDENDVLGALQQNFPMLKKEETLNKTVCLLIGMGLGYRPLAALETRQDMYRMMVIEPSLDIFCTALTYVDLRPLFLSEKVTFFVGDIDWQQFDQTLVGFPISVDIFFSSYMVQFDWSKTLYTEAFNKARAYAAKAISAKGVFDKCGEQLFVNRIRNMALFREARNVDVLKGAFRDKPAILVSAGPSLDKSMADLKKAVGKCVIIAVDSAAVPLLNNGITPDFVTTLDFRDHNSDKLSPHLIKKAPFSLVAVISTSVPTARRLPLDHLFYCFQDNDTQTWLIDALKVQNLMKPAGTVASLSLSFAQMIEADPIIMIGHDFALVSEHADHVKGTVFNHNWHQGKNLITVQGVDGNMVKTQDFLLEFKQTFEEIMHHYPCRYINATAEGAHIEGTIVQNFEHVLKNDLMQEINVDATIKSALEKRPCVALSKLLKAANHQLREAQSRLKQVNSILSSNEKVVRFIENLSDPLSIKIDSFAKLPKQIQNYKQNILKARNRLKSFLPIEEVAAKMINEARIVQEIEKPDTYLEALRKEAKIITLEMGGHQKGLMTFCEEVVRLVSFLEQEDQLLSDLNADSSFSIKNALALTELCLKEMCPIKAIRVLELILSTAEKVSPDMDKAKLFMGVAKTQLLDFESAEKWWTIDMVQDKPVILNLLREQRREMGEYWLTRLTELALPRYLEWALRSCQEKEFVVKVKQENWEIAVQWFSYWIEKEKNADVTEEFLNLWIPVCEETPEWHYWKARCMAERDDKFAASVYLENHLLGSDHLYHSNEPSYPAWLAFLARLLMETDRFDQGIRKLTQAVALDANQAVLWEELGDTFFEHDDFASAAVAYEKCFIALPGKIHVLKKFGDCYLKQGFIEAAETAYQAVIQKDPVNEPAQSALQKLKQK
- a CDS encoding response regulator encodes the protein MAPYFILIFVLIATALPCQARDFMVEYVEENYMESQDNDAKSPMIYHSFQVRSHAGLKMLVLTGDHPEYRRWLRRYVAQDKGFIVKVPDEENDLFVASKVYETDVTNVHPYNPVNWSMENSRVFNTSDVSEAQVQIVGGQGHILVLDQNNKRSELIDTVIKRMGYVGMISADPNVALGIFRNQPEKFKMVIVNYDMPGMGSQAFVDKLLKIDHKIPIVVETGYNNEKVQRQYLSKFSGAGSVTVTPVVLNRLQQTIKSLIKSGTETGTQRANG